GAAAGCATGCCCTCGACCTGATCGGGGGCGGGAATCCAGACTCCAGATTCCGTGTCAAGTAATGTCACCCCGCACTACGATGCGGGGACGGAATGACAGGAGGGTGCGGAGTGACAGAGGAAGGGGGAATGACAGAAGGAAGTAATGTCACCCCGCACACCGATGCGGGTGCAGAATGAATCTAATGATATTCTGCTCTATGCGGCGGGGTTGTTTATTTTAACAGATGATGAAATATTGCCATCCTTATAAATATGCCGTTTTCTACCTGCTCAGAGATTAAAGAGCGAGGGCAGTAGAGAAGAGGGGTGGCTATTTCTATATCTTTATTTACCGGTCCAGGATGAAGAATGTATACATCTTTTACTTCTTTTAATGCAAAGTATTTATAATATTCAGATAAAGAAGGAATAGATTTTCCGCTTTTTCTTTCCAATTGTATTCTTAAAAGCATAATGAAATCTCTATCTGTGCATGCTTCTTTTAGATTTTTAGCTACTTTTACTTCTAATTTTTCTATTTGAGGAGGGATCATGGTTTGGGGCCCGAACACCATCACATCATTCTTAAACATCTTTTGTAAAAAAATGTTTGATCTGGCTACCCTGCTATGTAAGATATCTCCAATGATAGAGAGTTTTATTCCTTCCATCTTTTTCTTTTTTTCCCACATTGTAAAGAAATCTAATAAAGCTTGCGAGGGATGTTCAAATGCCCCATCTCCAGCATTTACAACAGGGATTGAGGTGTTTTTGCTCAAAAAAAGTGGGAAACCAGAATCCGGATGACGAACGATAAATGCCGTTGGATGCATTTGTTCTAAGTTTTGCACTGTGTCCTTTATTGTTTCTCCTTTTTTCAGACTGGACATTTTCATATCTATGTTTATTACTTGTCCGCCTAAATTTTTAGCGGCTATTTCAAAAGAGGTGCGAGTGCGGGTACTTGCCTCAAAAAATAGATTGATTATCGTTTTTGCCTGCAAGATTTTTTCAAATTCTGTTTTTTTATAAAATGTTTCTTTATAAGCCTTTGCCGTTTGTAATATAGAGATTATATCTTCTTTATTTAGAAAACTTATTCCCGGTAGATTTTTCATGTTTTTTCCACATCACGGTGAAGAGTGTTTACTATGAACCCCTTTTTTTGTAAGAATTTACCTATATATTCCACAATGGCTACCGATCTATGTTTTCCTCCTGTGCAGCCATAAGAAAGAGTAAAATAACTTTTCCCTTCTTTTTCATAAAGGGGAAGTAGAAAAGATAAAAATTCTTCACTCTTTTTTAAAAATATTTGCGTTTCTTTTTTGTTGATTATAAATTCGTATGTTTTCTCATCTTTTCCTGTAGTGTCTTTTAATTCCTTTATAAAAAATGGATTGGGCAAGAATCGAACATCAACCACCATATCACTTTCTATCGGCATACCATACTTAAACCCGAATGAAATGAGCATTAAAATGATCTTTTTCCCTGTTTCTTCTTTTAGAAATTCTTTCCTTAAGACCTCATTAAAAAGCTGTGGAGTGAGATGAGAGGTATCGATAATTGTATCAGCAAGGGGTTTCATCTTGTCCATAATTGTTTTTTCTTTGGCAATGGCTTGCGAGAGAGAAATATTTTTGCCTATGGTAAGGGGATGGGTTCTTCTCGTTTCCTTAAACCTGGAAATTATTGTTTCATCTTGCGCTTCAAGGTAAACAATTTTTTTGTGTAGTTTTTTTTCGTTTAAAAAACGCACCAGATTTGTGAATTCTTCTATCTCGCCACTTCTTATATCTATTACCAATGCAATTTTTGGCACTAATGTTTTACTGTATTCTAACATCTGAACAAATGTGGAAAAAAGGGCAATGGGAAAGTTATCCATAGCAAGGAAACCCGAATCTTCCAATGTTCTCAATGCCGTACTTTTTCCTCCACCTGAAAGGCCGGTAATAATGGCAAATCTTGTATCTATCATG
The sequence above is drawn from the Deltaproteobacteria bacterium genome and encodes:
- a CDS encoding aspartate carbamoyltransferase catalytic subunit, with amino-acid sequence MKNLPGISFLNKEDIISILQTAKAYKETFYKKTEFEKILQAKTIINLFFEASTRTRTSFEIAAKNLGGQVINIDMKMSSLKKGETIKDTVQNLEQMHPTAFIVRHPDSGFPLFLSKNTSIPVVNAGDGAFEHPSQALLDFFTMWEKKKKMEGIKLSIIGDILHSRVARSNIFLQKMFKNDVMVFGPQTMIPPQIEKLEVKVAKNLKEACTDRDFIMLLRIQLERKSGKSIPSLSEYYKYFALKEVKDVYILHPGPVNKDIEIATPLLYCPRSLISEQVENGIFIRMAIFHHLLK
- the rapZ gene encoding RNase adapter RapZ → MIDTRFAIITGLSGGGKSTALRTLEDSGFLAMDNFPIALFSTFVQMLEYSKTLVPKIALVIDIRSGEIEEFTNLVRFLNEKKLHKKIVYLEAQDETIISRFKETRRTHPLTIGKNISLSQAIAKEKTIMDKMKPLADTIIDTSHLTPQLFNEVLRKEFLKEETGKKIILMLISFGFKYGMPIESDMVVDVRFLPNPFFIKELKDTTGKDEKTYEFIINKKETQIFLKKSEEFLSFLLPLYEKEGKSYFTLSYGCTGGKHRSVAIVEYIGKFLQKKGFIVNTLHRDVEKT